One Fontisphaera persica DNA window includes the following coding sequences:
- a CDS encoding FtsX-like permease family protein: MTRFRLVRRSLVFHWRAHVGVVLGVMVGAAALTGALVVGDSVRASLRELALGRLGGIEYALDAGDRLVRAEAAQALQSALFRPVVPALLLPGMAASQDQRGRANRIQVLGVDERFWGLALAPPPWREVPRDAAFLNRALAAQLQITHTGEVVILRFKKPSMLAREATVATKSDAEVAWRVTVAGIVEDAHLGRFSLRANQTMAYNAWVNLKQLQELVQQTNRANLLLVGQAKAAGQDARNGEQLQEEWRKVWNIEDAQLRVRFLMDEPAVELLTDRVFLDPPVARAFMKQLPGGRPVLTYVANLLRAGERATPYSMVAALPSPPLPLSLAPHEIIINSWLAEDLGIGPGASLAMSYFEVDAGTVLIERTNVFTVRDVVPMDSPLCDRTLMPEFPGIADAESTSDWDAGFPLVHRIRPKDDQYWRQYRGTPKAFISLESGQKMWGNRYGEMTALRWPVTTGASAGQLMEAIGQTFKTYLKPEDLGLRFEPVRAQALAAAGGSQDFGGLFIGFSLFLIAAALILTALLFRFGVEQRMAEAGLLLAVGYPPRMMQRVFLGEALALAVVGSLVGMVGGVFYARAILIGLTTLWRDATGLNTLLLEATPASLAIGFAASVIAAIGSCWLVLRRLGRQPAVTLLAAQWGTALPQIKGWPWLSLVAVGLALGLVGLGVLGGRGAEPALFFLGGALLLGGMIGVVRWGLGWWLRRPAADKPVRMTQLLLRGCARRRNRSVATVSLLACGSFVVAAIGVFRLDALRQADHPRSGTGGFALVGESTLPVLRDLNLPEGRDFYGLSQEDLADAQIVPFRMREGDDASCLNLNRAQRPRVLGVRPEKLFGRFTFGQVAGKAPVDDAWRLLRRENARQYLPDLQPDEVPAIGDAASIQWALKAKVGGVMEYTDERGQTFKLRLVGGVAGSLLQGLLIIDEEEFRQRFPSESGHRFFLIHVQPRGGERDRRVREVAATLTRALQNTGFEATLAVERLAQFNAVQNTYLNTFQALGGLGLLLGTAGLAVVVLRNVLERRAELALLLAVGYPPGRLPRWVLGEHLALLLAGLTIGVLAALMAVAPALLSPGTGIPYLSLSGTLLAIGVSGMFWTWVAARLAVRGPLLAALRNE; encoded by the coding sequence ATGACGCGGTTTCGCCTGGTCCGGCGCAGCCTGGTATTTCATTGGCGCGCTCATGTGGGAGTGGTGCTGGGGGTGATGGTGGGGGCGGCCGCGTTGACGGGCGCCCTGGTGGTGGGGGATTCGGTGCGCGCCAGTCTGCGCGAGCTGGCCCTGGGGCGCCTGGGGGGCATTGAGTATGCGCTGGATGCGGGGGACCGCCTGGTGCGCGCTGAGGCAGCGCAGGCTTTGCAAAGTGCTTTGTTCCGCCCGGTGGTCCCGGCCTTGTTGCTGCCCGGCATGGCTGCCAGTCAAGACCAGCGCGGGCGGGCGAATCGTATTCAAGTGTTGGGAGTGGATGAGCGCTTTTGGGGTTTGGCTCTTGCGCCGCCACCCTGGCGTGAAGTGCCGCGTGATGCTGCGTTTTTGAATCGTGCCCTGGCCGCCCAACTTCAAATCACGCACACGGGCGAGGTGGTTATCCTGCGCTTCAAGAAGCCTTCCATGCTGGCGCGGGAGGCTACGGTGGCGACCAAAAGCGATGCGGAGGTCGCCTGGCGGGTCACGGTGGCCGGCATCGTGGAGGATGCGCATCTGGGGCGTTTCAGTCTGCGGGCCAATCAAACCATGGCTTATAATGCCTGGGTGAATCTGAAACAGCTCCAGGAGCTGGTGCAACAGACCAACCGGGCCAATTTGTTGCTCGTGGGGCAGGCGAAAGCAGCCGGTCAGGATGCCCGCAATGGGGAACAACTCCAGGAGGAGTGGCGCAAAGTTTGGAATATCGAGGATGCGCAATTGCGCGTGCGTTTTTTGATGGATGAACCGGCGGTGGAGCTGTTAACGGATCGGGTATTTCTAGATCCGCCGGTGGCGCGGGCGTTCATGAAGCAGCTACCGGGTGGGAGGCCGGTACTCACGTACGTGGCCAACTTGTTGCGAGCCGGTGAACGCGCGACGCCTTACAGCATGGTGGCGGCACTGCCATCCCCTCCACTGCCGTTGTCGCTGGCGCCTCATGAAATCATCATCAACTCCTGGCTGGCGGAGGATTTGGGGATTGGGCCGGGGGCTTCATTGGCCATGAGTTATTTTGAGGTGGATGCGGGCACGGTGTTAATCGAGCGTACCAACGTTTTCACCGTGCGTGACGTGGTGCCGATGGATTCGCCGTTGTGTGACCGGACCCTGATGCCGGAATTTCCGGGAATTGCAGATGCGGAAAGCACGAGTGATTGGGATGCGGGTTTTCCCCTGGTGCATCGTATTCGTCCAAAAGACGACCAATACTGGCGGCAATATCGCGGGACTCCTAAAGCCTTCATCAGCCTGGAGTCCGGCCAGAAGATGTGGGGCAATCGTTATGGGGAAATGACTGCCCTGCGCTGGCCGGTGACCACAGGCGCGTCGGCGGGCCAGTTGATGGAAGCCATTGGGCAAACCTTCAAGACATATTTGAAGCCCGAGGATTTGGGGCTGCGTTTTGAGCCGGTGCGCGCCCAGGCCTTGGCGGCGGCGGGCGGCTCGCAGGATTTTGGCGGTTTGTTCATTGGCTTCAGCTTGTTTCTGATTGCAGCCGCGTTGATTTTGACGGCTTTGCTGTTTCGTTTTGGGGTTGAGCAGAGGATGGCGGAGGCGGGATTGCTGCTGGCGGTGGGTTATCCGCCGCGTATGATGCAACGGGTTTTCCTGGGGGAAGCCCTGGCGCTGGCGGTGGTGGGGAGTCTGGTGGGAATGGTGGGAGGAGTGTTTTACGCACGGGCCATTTTAATCGGATTGACCACTTTATGGCGCGATGCCACCGGACTGAACACACTGTTGCTGGAGGCAACGCCGGCCAGCCTGGCGATTGGCTTTGCGGCCAGCGTGATAGCCGCCATAGGCTCATGTTGGCTGGTGTTGCGACGGTTGGGACGGCAGCCTGCCGTGACGTTGCTGGCCGCCCAATGGGGCACGGCGTTGCCCCAGATAAAAGGCTGGCCGTGGTTGTCACTGGTCGCGGTGGGGTTGGCTCTTGGGTTGGTGGGCCTTGGCGTGTTGGGGGGACGGGGCGCCGAGCCAGCCCTATTTTTCCTGGGTGGAGCGTTGTTGTTGGGAGGCATGATTGGCGTGGTGCGCTGGGGGTTGGGTTGGTGGCTGCGGCGGCCCGCGGCGGACAAACCGGTGCGAATGACCCAGCTTTTGCTGCGTGGTTGTGCACGGCGGAGAAATCGCAGCGTGGCTACGGTCAGCCTGCTTGCCTGTGGCAGTTTTGTGGTGGCCGCCATTGGTGTATTTCGTCTGGACGCCCTTCGCCAGGCGGACCATCCGCGCTCCGGCACGGGGGGATTTGCCTTGGTGGGCGAATCCACTTTACCCGTACTGCGAGACCTGAATTTACCGGAGGGGCGGGATTTTTATGGCTTGAGTCAGGAGGACCTGGCGGACGCGCAAATCGTGCCGTTTCGGATGCGGGAGGGGGATGATGCGAGTTGCTTGAATTTGAATCGTGCCCAGCGTCCCCGGGTTTTGGGCGTGCGGCCGGAAAAGTTGTTTGGCCGTTTTACCTTCGGTCAGGTGGCGGGCAAAGCCCCGGTGGATGATGCCTGGCGTTTGTTGCGGCGCGAAAACGCCCGCCAATACCTGCCTGATTTGCAGCCGGACGAAGTGCCTGCCATAGGCGATGCGGCTTCCATACAATGGGCCTTGAAGGCGAAGGTGGGGGGCGTCATGGAGTACACGGATGAACGGGGGCAAACTTTCAAACTGCGTCTGGTGGGCGGGGTGGCCGGCTCGCTGTTGCAAGGTTTGCTGATTATTGATGAAGAAGAGTTTCGGCAGCGTTTTCCGAGCGAAAGCGGACACCGGTTTTTCCTGATTCATGTCCAACCTCGCGGCGGGGAGCGTGACCGGCGGGTTCGGGAGGTGGCGGCCACCTTGACCAGAGCGCTGCAAAACACGGGATTTGAGGCCACTTTGGCGGTGGAGCGGCTGGCGCAATTCAATGCGGTGCAAAACACCTACCTCAACACGTTTCAGGCGTTGGGAGGATTGGGATTATTGCTCGGCACGGCGGGGCTGGCGGTGGTGGTGCTGCGCAATGTGTTGGAACGCAGGGCTGAACTGGCCTTGTTGCTGGCGGTGGGTTATCCGCCTGGCCGCCTGCCGCGCTGGGTGTTGGGTGAACACCTGGCTTTGCTGCTGGCCGGCTTGACCATTGGCGTGCTGGCAGCCTTGATGGCGGTGGCGCCAGCTTTGCTATCGCCGGGGACAGGCATTCCTTATTTATCCTTGTCGGGGACATTATTGGCCATTGGGGTCAGTGGCATGTTTTGGACCTGGGTGGCGGCGCGGTTGGCGGTACGCGGGCCGTTGCTTGCGGCCTTGAGAAATGAGTAA